The following coding sequences lie in one Prionailurus viverrinus isolate Anna chromosome X, UM_Priviv_1.0, whole genome shotgun sequence genomic window:
- the LOC125157720 gene encoding 60S ribosomal protein L32-like, protein MAALRPLVKPKIIKKWTEKFIRHQQDRYVNIKCNWWKPRGIAIWVNKRFKGQTLMPNSGYGSNKKTKHMLPSGFRKFLVHDVTELEVLLVLNSSPCTEVAHHVSSKNHKASVERAALLAIRVTNTDARLPSEENG, encoded by the coding sequence ATGGCTGCCCTCAGGCCTCTGGTGAAGCCCAAGATCATTAAAAAGTGGACCGAGAAGTTCATCAGGCACCAGCAAGACCGGTATGTCAACATTAAGTGCAACTGGTGGAAACCCAGAGGCATCGCCATTTGGGTGAACAAAAGATTCAAGGGCCAGACCTTGATGCCCAACAGTGGTTATGGGAGCAACAAGAAGACAAAGCACATGCTGCCCAGTGGCTTCCGGAAGTTCCTAGTCCACGACGTTACGGAGCTCGAAGTGCTGCTGGTGCTCAACAGCTCTCCCTGCACAGAGGTAGCTCATCATGTCTCCTCCAAGAACCACAAAGCCTCTGTGGAAAGAGCAGCCCTGCTGGCCATCAGAGTCACCAATACCGATGCCAGGCTGCCCAGTGAAGAAAATGGATAG